A single genomic interval of Salvelinus namaycush isolate Seneca chromosome 41, SaNama_1.0, whole genome shotgun sequence harbors:
- the LOC120034310 gene encoding uncharacterized protein LOC120034310 — protein MPTLSLCSAYNCKNRSPKAGVGFFRFPKNDPERRKQWIINMKCKGWNPQQNHRVCSVHFEDKYICGRDIRQRLTPDAVPTIFDYPKNFQNKSITWAVKDVSPKVACENMEFELLPLKHIIEIKEAWEWLVIDIRGPLPLTLNGHQYVLTLTDFYSKWVEAFPLRGCSSTEVAQHVAEVISHFGFPFGILVRLKKNFTSKINVALKSRLKLSGFSLLYRHRQVGSLDLTTQTLISRMVSDLVNDHPYNWDVCLPAKVFSLCFKEHPKTKQRPFSLLCCKGPQPVTTPRDLSFSPAELRESSFAIQSNQEGGHDTDPQGMVGIESGKETAGKSTVTRVSFFRSNTISNTDCSTISNTDCSTISNTDCSTISNPISNTDGNPNSEPSSEDQHAMET, from the exons ATGCCAACACTGTCACTGTGTTCAGCATACAACTGCAAAAACCGCAGCCCCAAAGCTGGTGTAGGATTTTTTAG ATTCCCCAAAAATGATCCTGAAAGACGCAAACAATGGATTATTAATATGAAGTGTAAAGGGTGGAATCCGCAACAAAACCACCGTGTGTGCTCTGTTCACTTTGAAGACAAGTATATTTGCGGGAGGGACATACGTCAACGCCTCACGCCAGACGCAGTCCCAACTATATTCGACTATCCAAAAAACTTTCAAAATAAG AGTATTACCTGGGCAGTCAAAGATGTTTCCCCGAAG GTGGCATGTGAGAACATGGAGTTCGAACTTCTACCCCTCAAGCACATAATAGAG ATCAAAGAAGCATGGGAGTGGCTGGTTATAGACATCAGAGGGCCGCTACCCTTGACATTAAACGGACACCAGTACGTTCTGACCTTGACAGACTTCTACTCCAAATGGGTGGAGGCCTTCCCCCTGAGAGGTTGTAGCTCTACTGAGGTAGCACAGCATGTAGCTGAAGTCATCTCTCACTTTGGCTTCCCTTTTGGAATCCTTGTTCGACTGAAGAAGAACTTTACCAGTAAG ATCAACGTTGCTTTGAAGAGTCGTCTGAAGCTGAGTGGGTTCTCTCTCTTATACCGTCATCGGCAAGTTGGATCACTGGATCTGACCACACAGACCCTGATCAGCAG GATGGTGTCTGATCTTGTGAATGACCATCCGTACAACTGGGATGTCTGCCTCCCTGCAAAGGTGTTCAGCCTGTGTTTCAAGGAGCACCCCAAGACCAAGCAGAGACCTTTCTCTCTGCTGTGCTGCAAAGGACCACAGCCGGTCACCACCCCCAGGGATCTGTCT TTCAGTCCTGCAGAGCTCAGAGAGAGTTCCTTTGCAATCCAGTCAAATCAAGAGGGTGGGCATGACACTGATCCGCAAG GCATGGTTGGCATTGAATCTGGGAAGGAAACGGCTGGAAAGAGCACAGTTACAAGGGTCTCCTTTTTTAGGAGCAACACCATCAGTAACACTGACTGTAGCACCATCAGTAACACTGACTGTAGCACCATCAGTAACACTGACTGTAGCACCATCAGTAACCCCATCAGTAACACGGACGGTAACCCCAACAGTGAACCATCCTCTGAAGATCAGCATGCCATGGAAACCTGA